The Phycisphaerae bacterium nucleotide sequence CGCCCACACCTTCACTTCAGACGCCGGTACGCAGCTCTCCTGTCCCGCCACCAGCTGTCGAGCACTGACCCGGTCGTTGAGCGCGAGCGGCGCGACGGGGACGGTCAGCGTGGGCGGCGTGTTCGGCGGATTGCCCGCGGCGGAGCCGACCAACGTGAGGCCGTTCACGTAAACGTGGACGCTCTCGGCCTCGGGGACAATGCCACTGATCGTGGTGGTCGTCACACCCGGAAGAATCGGGGACTCCACCGTGACCGCAGGTATTCCCGCACAGGCCAGCGGGGGCACCAGCAGAGCGACGACTTGGGTGCTGAAGTTCGTGTAGCTGGCGTAGGTGCCGCGCAGCCACAGCAGGGCTTCCTGGGGGCCGTCGCTGGGCGGCACGACCGGGCGGAGGTTGTCGACCGTCGAGTTGGAGGTGACCGCCGTCCACGTCCACGCGGCCCCTCCGTCCGCGGTGACACCCTTGTAGATCTCGTAGTGGGCACCGGCCAAGTGAGTTCGGGGGTCGATCTTGGTGGAGATGTACACCGTGTCGGCCCGATGCGGATCCAACGCCCCAAGCCCGGTGTAGTCGTTCTCTGAGGCGTAAAGGTATCCGCCCGCCCTCGCGATCTCGTGCACCTGCCATGCCGCTCCGTCGAAGCGGGCGTAGAGGAACCGGTGGTCCGTGCTGTCGTTGTGGTTGGCCCGGGCGGTGAACAGGGCGTAAGGACGGACTTGCCCGTCCAGGCGAAGATCGGTCGTCCAGGCGAAACCAAGAGGCGAGGTATCAGTGTCGAAAACCGTGGCGTATTCGTTGGGCTTCTTGGCCAAGCCGTCGAAAACGTTTTCGTCAACGACGTGGCCAAAGGAATCGTACACCCTGCCGGCACGAATCACACCGTGGTAAATGCTGTTGTCATAGGCCCGCGGATGGTCATCGCTGGCGATGAAGTGAATCTCGTCCACCCCGTTCGAGGCGTAGCGGAGGTAGGGGCGACTGCCGTCGGAGCCAGTGAACTTGGGATCGCCCGTGGGCGTCGGCCAGTCGAGCAGACGCCCGGCATAGCCCCAGGTCTGGCCATCGTCGTCCGAGGTCAGCAGGTTCGGGTCGATGCCGACCGTGCGGACTAGGTCATACAGACGGCCCGCGCCGCCGTTCTCGCCCGACAGGCGATAGAGGTTCGAGTAGGTGACGCCCGTCCCATGATCGAAGGTCCGTTCCGGCCACCACGCGGCGGTATCCCCCGGGTCCACGGAAATCCGCCAGCGGCTCAGGGCGTCCGAGCCGTGGCGGGCATACATGGCCAGGTACCGGCCATCGGGCCGGACCAGCAGTGCAGGGGAGTTGTGGTCGTCGGCCTCGAGGTTGGCGTGGAGAACGAACCGGGTGATTCGGCCCGAGCGGAAGTCGCACGTGGCGACCTCGATGTTGCCGTCACGCCCCGCTCCACCCGCCCCGTTGGCATCGGCAACCGAGCCGACAATCAGCTTGCCGTCGTGAATGATGGCCCGTTCGCCCTGGTACCAGCACCAGGCGCCGTTGTCGTTGAGCATCGTCAAGGCGCCGGCAACATCGTCGGTCGCCCTCAAGGGCAACGAGCCTGTCACCGCGATGGCCGCCACACCGGCCAGCAGCCTTCGGCACAACCACTTCAGATCCATGCCCCACGCCCCCCGTTCCATGACCCGCCCGGGGACCGGCATCACAAGGCTGCGACCGCGCCGCGAACGGCTCAATCGCCGCAGCTCGGATCAGCAGCAACCGCCGGACCGCTCACACAGTTCACGAAGGCGGCCAAGTCCACCAGGTCGATCTTG carries:
- a CDS encoding BNR-4 repeat-containing protein, with amino-acid sequence MDLKWLCRRLLAGVAAIAVTGSLPLRATDDVAGALTMLNDNGAWCWYQGERAIIHDGKLIVGSVADANGAGGAGRDGNIEVATCDFRSGRITRFVLHANLEADDHNSPALLVRPDGRYLAMYARHGSDALSRWRISVDPGDTAAWWPERTFDHGTGVTYSNLYRLSGENGGAGRLYDLVRTVGIDPNLLTSDDDGQTWGYAGRLLDWPTPTGDPKFTGSDGSRPYLRYASNGVDEIHFIASDDHPRAYDNSIYHGVIRAGRVYDSFGHVVDENVFDGLAKKPNEYATVFDTDTSPLGFAWTTDLRLDGQVRPYALFTARANHNDSTDHRFLYARFDGAAWQVHEIARAGGYLYASENDYTGLGALDPHRADTVYISTKIDPRTHLAGAHYEIYKGVTADGGAAWTWTAVTSNSTVDNLRPVVPPSDGPQEALLWLRGTYASYTNFSTQVVALLVPPLACAGIPAVTVESPILPGVTTTTISGIVPEAESVHVYVNGLTLVGSAAGNPPNTPPTLTVPVAPLALNDRVSARQLVAGQESCVPASEVKVWAPLRITYVDADPSTDGTDGNTTINGSWVNTGAGGNATTGTSAGSGSDVKWHIRSRTTVNGGEVWEAGGAEVPPILITTLTLPAGTYDLYGLFWNNAGNAGLWDVQFRVGASGPFTTFSKGNAILSAADGSDFVNATTTRDDAGNYQVLMIAPLGRFQLTGAIDIQVNAADLVSGSVDDRTWYDGVGHAPVCHVPFADADGDQDVDQGDFGAFQVCYTGLGGGVPNHCACFNRPEGHSGSDNDVDAADLTAFVECVTGPGIGWSQQLRPDCVP